A stretch of Carya illinoinensis cultivar Pawnee chromosome 14, C.illinoinensisPawnee_v1, whole genome shotgun sequence DNA encodes these proteins:
- the LOC122293253 gene encoding uncharacterized protein LOC122293253, producing the protein MPTGTEANQMFERGSSSHNPGSPINYLDLVKAVKRGDWNATRDFLVSHPDALRARITVTGGTVLHVAVAAEQEHIVEELLNMISEEDLLILNKDRDTALDVTIDRGNCQMANRLIRKNKSLVHFKRRPWTDLPVVRAMGMGHKQLARMLYSLTPLEELEAEDGKQGSKLLSYAIDARDLGKVLYSTLV; encoded by the exons ATGCCAACGGGGACTGAAGCTAATCAAATGTTTGAGAGAGGAAGCTCTTCACACAAcccag gGAGCCCCATTAATTATCTGGACttagtgaaggctgtgaaaagAGGTGATTGGAACGCTACCAGAGATTTCCTAGTGTCCCACCCCGATGCATTGAGAGCGAGAATCACAGTTACGGGCGGGACGGTTCTTCACGTAGCTGTTGCTGCTGAACAGGAACATATAGTGGAGGAGTTGCTGAATATGATTTCGGAAGAAGACTTGCTAATATTAAATAAGGACCGTGATACAGCTCTAGATGTGACTATTGATAGAGGTAATTGCCAGATGGCAAACCGCCTGATTAGAAAGAACAAAAGCTTAGTCCACTTCAAACGGCGTCCTTGGACCGACCTTCCAGTTGTAAGGGCTATGGGAATGGGGCATAAACAATTGGCTCGCATGCTCTATTCTCTCACTCCGTTGGAAGAACTAGAGGCAGAAGACGGTAAGCAGGGATCTAAACTTCTTTCCTACGCTATCGATGCCAGAGATTTAGGTAAAGTGCTCTACTCTACTCTCGTCTAA